The following is a genomic window from Citrifermentans bemidjiense Bem.
GGAAGGCTGTGGGTGGAGTCGGAAGGCCCAAGCCTTGGGAGCACCTTCTGCTTTACGCTCGGGGCCAAGAACCCCGCTGACAATGACAGTGCCACAAAAGGAGGGACAACATGAACGGCGAACCGCTTTGCATCCTGCTGGTCGAGGACAACCCAGATCACGCCGAGCTGGCTATCCGTAACCTCGACGACGGCAAGCTTGCCAACAAGATCTTCCATGTGGAGGACGGCGAGGCTGCGCTCGATTTTCTCAATCACAGGGGGATCTATGCCGACCCGCAGCAGTTCCCGCGCCCGCACCTGATCCTTTTGGACCTGCGTCTTCCCAAGGTGGACGGCATCGAGGTGCTGAAGGCGGTGAAGGCCTCGGAAGAGCTGAAGGCGATTCCCGTGGTGATACTGACCACCTCGGCGGCGGAGCGCGATCTTGCCCAGGCCTATCAGAATTACGCCAACAGCTACCTGACCAAACCGGTGGACTTCGACTCCTTCAGCGAGCTTTTGCGCGACATGGGCTTTTACTGGCTGGCCTGGAACCAACGCCCCTGGTAGTTTTCCAAATTCCCTCCCATCTAGACCGTAAAAACGGCTGCTTCGCCTTGCGGGCAGCCTTCCGGTAGCGCCTTCCTCCCTACTTCCTGTCGGAATAACTTGAGTTTTGTCGGCAAAACCTATATATTTCTGCGATTCCGATTAAACACCAAACGAGTGGGGATCGGGGCCTCCCGCGTCTCCTTCCCACGCAGTGTCCGATAAAACTTCTGTATTCCGACAGGTTATCCATATGCTCCTGATGATAGACAACTACGACTCCTTCACCTACAACATCGTCCAATACCTGGGCGAGCTGGGCGAGGACGTCCGGGTGTACCGCAACGACAAGATCACCCTAGACGAAATCGAGGCCCTGGCGCCGGAGCGCATCGTGATCTCCCCGGGCCCCTGCTCCCCAGAGGAGGCAGGGATCTCGGTCGAGGTGGTGCGCCGCTTCGCCGGGCGCATTCCGATCCTGGGGGTCTGCCTCGGGCACCAGTCGATCGGCTACGCCTTCGGCGGCAAGATCGTCAAGAGCGCCACCTTGATGCACGGCAAGACCTCCCCCATCCTGCACGACGGCAAGGAACTCTTCGCCGGCCTCCCCAACCCGTTTGCGGCCACGCGCTACCACTCGCTGATCGTCGAGCGCGAGTCGCTTCCCGCCGAGCTCGAGGTGACCGCCTGGGTTACCGAGGGGGAGATAATGGGGATGCGGCACCGCACCCTCCCGATCTGGGGCGTGCAGTTTCACCCGGAGTCCATCCTCACCGAGGGTGGGATGGAGCTTTTGCAAAACTTTCTGCAGATGACGAAGTAACCTCTGCGCTACCAGGGACCCGGATTGCATCCGCCCGGGCCCGGTTCCCTGGCCGGCGCCGCAAAATGCATGGCCAGCAAGGAGAACGTCCCGCACCGGATCACCCCGTCTTTCGCTGTTTTCCCCAGTGCTGCCTTTCTTTTTTCTGTGGTGATGCTTTTGATCTTTGGTTGATAAGGAGCGGCTATGATTCGCAAGGCAATCGCACGTGTTGTGGAACGGCAGGATCTTTCCGAAGCAGAGATGATCGAGGTCATGGACCAGGTGATGTCCGGCGGCGCCACCCCGGCGCAGATCGCCTCCTTCATCACCGCCCTCAGGATGAAGGGGGAGACGGTTGACGAGATCACCGGCGCCGCGCGCGTCATGCGCGACCGGGCGCTTCCCATCCGGGTCGGCAAGAGCGTGCTCGGCATCGACCGCGACGACATCAACCTCGACCGCGAGACCATCCTCGACACCTGCGGCACCGGCGGCAGCGGCACCAACAGCTTCAACATCTCCACCACCGTAGCCTTCATCGTATCCGCCTGCGGCGTCAAGGTCGCCAAGCACGGCAACCGCGCGGTCTCCTCTTCCTGCGGCTCGGCCGACGTCCTGGAGGCGTTGGGGGTGAACCTCGACGTCACCCCCGATGTGGTCGAGCGGA
Proteins encoded in this region:
- a CDS encoding response regulator, which translates into the protein MNGEPLCILLVEDNPDHAELAIRNLDDGKLANKIFHVEDGEAALDFLNHRGIYADPQQFPRPHLILLDLRLPKVDGIEVLKAVKASEELKAIPVVILTTSAAERDLAQAYQNYANSYLTKPVDFDSFSELLRDMGFYWLAWNQRPW
- a CDS encoding anthranilate synthase component II, translated to MLLMIDNYDSFTYNIVQYLGELGEDVRVYRNDKITLDEIEALAPERIVISPGPCSPEEAGISVEVVRRFAGRIPILGVCLGHQSIGYAFGGKIVKSATLMHGKTSPILHDGKELFAGLPNPFAATRYHSLIVERESLPAELEVTAWVTEGEIMGMRHRTLPIWGVQFHPESILTEGGMELLQNFLQMTK